One Microbacterium trichothecenolyticum DNA window includes the following coding sequences:
- a CDS encoding zinc-binding dehydrogenase — MTNSAVVAHAAGDLRIDDIGEPTPDADEAVVAVAFGGVCGSDLHYWRHGAAGASILREPLVLGHELSGIVVRAAADGSGPAAGTPVAVHPLTPHGDGVTPWPADRPNLAPASTYLGSAMHLPHTQGGFAERVALPSRMLFPLPAGLDLRTAVLAEPAAVAWHAVERAGSVAGRRVAVIGSGPIGLLAVAVARHHGAAEVIATDLHELPRSLASARGARVLDARDEEAIAGLHADVVIESSGTVPGLGAAVSAAARGGTVVMLGLQAAGTVAAPLATAITRELTLTGSFRFAAEFAAVLAALADGSLEVDGILTHVVSAVQAAEAFATAADASVSSKVALAFGAGD; from the coding sequence ATGACCAATTCCGCCGTGGTGGCCCACGCCGCCGGTGACCTGCGGATCGACGACATCGGCGAGCCGACCCCGGATGCCGACGAGGCCGTCGTCGCGGTCGCGTTCGGGGGCGTCTGCGGCTCCGACCTGCACTACTGGCGTCACGGTGCCGCGGGGGCCTCCATCCTGCGTGAGCCCCTGGTGCTCGGGCACGAGCTGTCCGGCATCGTCGTCCGCGCCGCCGCCGACGGCTCGGGGCCCGCCGCAGGCACGCCCGTCGCGGTGCATCCCCTGACCCCGCACGGCGACGGCGTGACGCCCTGGCCCGCGGATCGCCCGAACCTCGCTCCCGCGTCGACCTATCTCGGGTCGGCGATGCACCTGCCGCACACACAGGGCGGTTTCGCCGAGCGCGTCGCGCTACCCAGCCGCATGCTGTTCCCGCTTCCGGCGGGCCTCGATCTGCGCACGGCGGTGCTCGCCGAGCCCGCGGCGGTCGCATGGCACGCCGTGGAGCGCGCGGGGTCGGTCGCCGGGCGGCGCGTCGCGGTGATCGGCTCGGGCCCGATCGGGCTGCTCGCCGTGGCCGTCGCCCGCCATCACGGCGCGGCGGAGGTCATCGCCACCGATCTGCACGAACTGCCGCGTTCGTTGGCCTCCGCGCGCGGCGCCCGTGTGCTCGACGCGCGGGACGAGGAGGCCATCGCGGGGCTGCACGCCGACGTGGTGATCGAGTCCAGCGGCACGGTTCCGGGCCTGGGCGCCGCGGTGTCGGCGGCGGCTCGCGGCGGCACGGTCGTGATGCTCGGCCTGCAGGCGGCGGGTACGGTCGCAGCACCGTTGGCGACGGCGATCACGCGCGAGCTCACCCTGACGGGATCCTTCCGCTTCGCCGCGGAGTTCGCCGCGGTGCTCGCGGCGCTCGCCGACGGATCGCTCGAGGTCGACGGCATCCTCACGCACGTCGTCTCCGCAGTCCAAGCGGCGGAGGCGTTCGCCACGGCGGCGGACGCATCGGTGTCGTCGAAGGTCGCGCTCGCGTTCGGCGCGGGGGACTGA
- a CDS encoding 50S ribosomal protein L25/general stress protein Ctc, whose translation MSEDNKVVAELRENFGKGFARRLRAAGKIPAVIYGHGTEPQHVALPGHQVALLIRRANALLDLDIAGKSQLVLVKDVQKDPVRQIIEHIDLIVVKKGEKVQVDVPVIVVGEPFSGTIANLDNATVSLEVEATHIPQNIEVDVEGAEDGTQITAADLKLPAGASLVTEPETLIVGVSVPLDTLAAEEEIAEADAEVAEEQSEEA comes from the coding sequence ATGTCGGAAGACAACAAGGTCGTCGCGGAGCTCCGCGAGAACTTCGGCAAGGGCTTCGCCCGTCGCCTCCGCGCCGCGGGCAAGATCCCGGCCGTCATCTACGGCCACGGCACCGAGCCCCAGCACGTCGCGCTGCCCGGCCACCAGGTCGCGCTGCTCATCCGTCGCGCCAACGCGCTGCTCGACCTCGACATCGCGGGCAAGAGCCAGCTGGTGCTCGTGAAGGACGTGCAGAAGGACCCCGTGCGTCAGATCATCGAGCACATCGACCTCATCGTCGTGAAGAAGGGCGAGAAGGTCCAGGTCGACGTTCCCGTGATCGTCGTGGGCGAGCCCTTCTCCGGCACCATCGCCAACCTCGACAACGCCACCGTGTCGCTCGAGGTCGAGGCCACCCACATCCCGCAGAACATCGAGGTCGACGTCGAGGGCGCCGAGGACGGCACGCAGATCACCGCTGCCGACCTGAAGCTCCCCGCCGGCGCCAGCCTGGTGACCGAGCCCGAGACTCTCATCGTGGGTGTGTCGGTTCCGCTGGACACCCTCGCCGCTGAGGAGGAGATCGCCGAGGCCGACGCCGAGGTCGCCGAGGAGCAGTCCGAAGAGGCGTGA
- a CDS encoding SDR family oxidoreductase, with translation MSAFDLTGRLALVTGSSRGIGRTLAQGLAEAGATVIVHGRDAATAGRAAEEISASTGVDAHVATFDVGGSAAVDAGLDAIEERHGVPDIVVNNAGIQRRAPLAEFPDADWDDLVRTNLSSAFYVSRRVSRGMIARGSGKLIQIGSVQSLLARPSIAAYGATKGAIAMLTKGLCADLAPHGIQANAIAPGYFATELTQALVDDEQFSAWVRSRTPAGRWGDTSDLVGALVFLSSAASDFVNGQTIYVDGGMTAVV, from the coding sequence GTGAGCGCGTTCGATCTCACCGGCCGGCTCGCCCTGGTGACCGGCTCGAGCCGCGGCATCGGCCGGACCCTCGCGCAGGGCCTCGCCGAGGCCGGTGCGACGGTCATCGTGCATGGTCGGGATGCCGCGACGGCCGGCCGCGCGGCCGAGGAGATCTCGGCCTCCACCGGGGTGGACGCGCACGTCGCGACCTTCGATGTGGGTGGTTCCGCCGCTGTCGATGCGGGCCTCGATGCGATCGAGGAGCGCCACGGCGTACCCGACATCGTCGTCAACAACGCCGGCATCCAGCGTCGCGCCCCGCTCGCGGAGTTCCCGGATGCCGACTGGGACGACCTCGTGCGGACGAACCTCTCCAGCGCGTTCTACGTGTCGCGGCGGGTCTCTCGCGGGATGATCGCGCGCGGCTCGGGCAAGCTCATCCAGATCGGCAGCGTCCAGTCGCTGCTGGCCCGCCCCTCGATCGCGGCGTACGGCGCGACGAAGGGCGCCATCGCGATGCTGACGAAGGGCCTGTGCGCCGACCTCGCGCCGCACGGCATCCAGGCCAACGCCATCGCGCCGGGGTACTTCGCCACCGAGCTGACGCAGGCCCTCGTCGACGACGAGCAGTTCTCCGCGTGGGTGCGTTCGCGCACACCGGCGGGGCGGTGGGGGGACACCAGCGACCTGGTGGGGGCGCTGGTGTTCCTCTCGAGCGCGGCGAGCGATTTCGTCAACGGCCAGACGATCTACGTCGACGGCGGAATGACGGCGGTGGTGTGA
- a CDS encoding D-2-hydroxyacid dehydrogenase has translation MSTHKSLRAVVAVPLREEHCLLIERLEPRLELVRDVSLTRPMRGPADWSGDPDHERSAAQQRAFDEMVDSADALFGIPDVDPAALARTVAANPGLRWVMTTAAGGGGQVKAAGLDDAALERIVFTTSAGVHGGPLAEFAVFGVLAGAKGLPRLRQDQDAGVWPERWEMRQIDEMTVLVVGLGGIGAECARRFHALGAEVWGTTRSGAPVDGVDRLIPLDELVSAVADVDAIVVTLPGTEQTHHLIGADIFAAVKPGVIVANVGRGTVIDEEALLAALDDGRVGFAALDVFEVEPLPSASPLWRHPHVLVSPHTAALSSKEEERIARRFAENATRLLDGEPLRAVVDTVEFY, from the coding sequence ATGTCGACGCACAAGAGCCTACGCGCGGTGGTCGCGGTTCCCCTCCGCGAGGAGCACTGTCTTCTGATCGAGCGTCTCGAGCCGCGCCTCGAGCTCGTGCGCGACGTCTCTCTCACCCGCCCCATGCGCGGGCCGGCCGACTGGTCGGGGGATCCGGACCACGAACGTTCCGCGGCGCAGCAGCGGGCCTTCGACGAGATGGTCGACTCCGCCGACGCGCTGTTCGGCATCCCGGACGTCGATCCCGCGGCGCTCGCCCGCACGGTCGCGGCGAACCCCGGGCTGCGCTGGGTCATGACCACCGCGGCCGGCGGCGGCGGACAGGTCAAGGCCGCGGGCCTGGATGACGCGGCCCTCGAGCGCATCGTCTTCACCACGAGCGCCGGCGTGCACGGCGGACCGCTCGCGGAGTTCGCGGTCTTCGGCGTCCTCGCCGGGGCCAAGGGCCTGCCGCGGCTGCGACAGGACCAGGACGCGGGAGTGTGGCCGGAGCGCTGGGAGATGCGGCAGATCGACGAGATGACCGTCCTCGTCGTGGGGCTCGGGGGTATCGGCGCGGAATGCGCGCGCCGGTTCCACGCGCTCGGCGCGGAGGTCTGGGGCACGACACGTTCGGGTGCGCCCGTCGACGGGGTCGACCGACTGATCCCTCTCGACGAGCTGGTGTCGGCGGTGGCGGACGTGGATGCCATCGTCGTCACGCTCCCGGGCACGGAACAGACGCACCATCTGATCGGGGCCGACATCTTCGCCGCGGTGAAGCCGGGCGTGATCGTCGCGAACGTCGGACGCGGCACCGTGATCGACGAGGAAGCGCTGCTCGCCGCGCTCGACGACGGGCGGGTCGGCTTCGCCGCTCTCGACGTCTTCGAGGTCGAGCCGCTGCCGAGTGCGTCGCCGCTGTGGAGGCATCCGCACGTGCTCGTGAGCCCGCACACCGCGGCGCTCAGCAGCAAAGAGGAGGAGCGGATCGCGCGGCGTTTCGCCGAGAATGCCACGCGCCTGCTCGATGGCGAACCGTTGCGCGCGGTTGTCGATACGGTCGAGTTCTACTGA
- a CDS encoding fumarylacetoacetate hydrolase family protein, whose protein sequence is MRIARLATADGTRTVRACADGTWIPIDDPFAAFAAGQPVTDAGEPVQGTLVAPCVPTVIVGIAQNGPDHAAPVQAWLKSPRTVTGPDATVTLRRDAGTTVAEAEVAVVIGRDTTGLTAETAHEYVLGITAVNDLSSPDRSVVDPRNFESKSGEGYTPLGPWIDTAIGLDDDVALRLLVDGDPVAETSAGRYPMSPRACLAYVAGWTTLGPGDVIMMGAPFSAAPIRPGVVVEVVVDEMRLRTEVI, encoded by the coding sequence ATGCGTATCGCTCGCCTGGCGACGGCCGACGGCACCCGCACCGTTCGTGCCTGCGCCGACGGGACCTGGATCCCGATCGACGACCCCTTCGCCGCCTTCGCCGCCGGACAGCCGGTGACGGATGCCGGTGAGCCGGTGCAGGGGACCCTGGTCGCGCCGTGCGTGCCCACGGTCATCGTCGGCATCGCCCAGAACGGTCCCGATCACGCCGCGCCCGTGCAGGCGTGGCTGAAGAGCCCGCGCACCGTGACCGGCCCGGACGCGACGGTGACGCTTCGGCGGGATGCCGGAACGACCGTCGCCGAGGCGGAGGTCGCCGTGGTCATCGGCCGCGACACGACCGGGCTGACCGCCGAGACGGCCCACGAGTACGTGCTCGGGATCACCGCGGTCAACGATCTCTCGAGCCCCGACCGCTCGGTGGTGGACCCGCGCAACTTCGAGTCGAAGTCGGGGGAGGGGTACACCCCGCTCGGGCCGTGGATCGACACCGCGATCGGACTCGACGACGACGTGGCGCTGCGCCTGCTCGTCGACGGCGACCCCGTCGCCGAGACCTCGGCGGGCCGCTACCCCATGTCGCCCCGCGCGTGCCTGGCGTACGTGGCCGGCTGGACGACCCTGGGCCCCGGGGACGTCATCATGATGGGCGCCCCGTTCTCGGCCGCCCCGATCCGACCCGGTGTCGTGGTCGAGGTCGTCGTCGACGAGATGCGCCTGCGCACGGAGGTGATCTGA
- a CDS encoding IclR family transcriptional regulator codes for MAEDDDGRQTRDPAPAVGRSIRLLGLLAEAERSLTLTELASGLGLAKSSTANLCLSLEAERMIERVPSGYRLGIRTAELGGAFAAQFNQVREFYAVCEASRVLARELVQVAVLDDADSLYLARYEGSRSVRLGTPLGSRLPAALSATGRALLMTRDDDAVRELLHRGGPLPELTSHSTVDVDGILAKLAAARERGWAVDEEESFRGIVGVAVPLEGWAPGDPQLALGVGIPVADATPERISRVGAALREAAAALTNPFSAAPRA; via the coding sequence ATGGCCGAGGACGACGACGGTCGGCAGACGCGCGACCCCGCTCCCGCGGTCGGGCGCAGTATCCGTCTGCTCGGACTGCTGGCCGAGGCGGAGCGCAGTCTGACGCTGACGGAGCTGGCATCCGGTCTCGGGCTGGCGAAGTCGTCGACGGCGAACCTCTGCCTGTCGCTGGAGGCGGAGCGGATGATCGAGCGCGTGCCATCGGGATATCGCCTCGGGATCCGCACCGCGGAGCTGGGTGGGGCGTTCGCGGCGCAGTTCAATCAGGTGCGGGAGTTCTACGCCGTCTGCGAGGCGTCGCGCGTGCTCGCGCGCGAGCTCGTGCAGGTCGCCGTGCTCGACGACGCCGATTCGCTCTACCTCGCCCGGTACGAGGGCTCGCGCTCGGTGCGGCTGGGAACGCCGCTGGGCTCGCGGCTGCCGGCCGCCCTGTCGGCGACCGGGCGCGCTCTGCTGATGACGCGGGATGACGACGCCGTGCGTGAGCTGCTTCACCGTGGCGGTCCGCTGCCGGAGCTCACCTCGCACAGCACGGTCGACGTCGACGGCATCCTCGCCAAACTCGCCGCCGCCCGCGAGCGGGGTTGGGCCGTCGACGAGGAGGAGTCGTTCCGCGGCATCGTCGGGGTCGCCGTGCCCCTCGAGGGGTGGGCGCCGGGGGATCCGCAGCTCGCCCTGGGTGTCGGCATCCCGGTCGCGGATGCCACGCCCGAACGCATCTCCCGCGTCGGCGCCGCGCTGCGCGAGGCCGCCGCCGCGCTGACCAACCCGTTCAGCGCCGCCCCCCGCGCCTGA
- a CDS encoding MFS transporter, giving the protein MAVTTAPTATPAPQDDPEYAANLRRATLASSIGSALEYFDFALYGLSTALIFNVLFFPQEDPALATVAAFATYGVGFLARPFGGLFFGVLGDKLGRKWVLVITILLMGGASTAIGLLPTYSAIGVAAPILLVIMRLLQGFGAGAEQAGATVLMAEYAPVKRRGFFAALPFIGIQAGTLLAAVVFSLISLLPEDQLLSWGWRVPFLASFLLILIALFIRMRLRETPTFIELEKHEQIAERPIRDIFTRGLPGIIVGVGLRMAENGGSYMFNTLALTFFVASVGGQADRSLLTWGVTLGSLIGIFSVPLTGALSDRMGRRTVYRFGALFMLVFTFPAWWLISLGSYPITIAVIAIGIGVAVNSMLGPQCAMLPELFGNRHRYLGVAMAREISAVLAGGLAGVLGAYIIAVSGANWLLLAIYMATLALITTASTFLVPETLRRDLTRIDDAIKVSREEAGEGVDATTVTVRTIR; this is encoded by the coding sequence ATGGCCGTGACCACTGCACCCACCGCGACGCCCGCGCCGCAGGACGACCCCGAGTACGCCGCCAATCTGCGGAGGGCGACACTCGCCTCCAGCATCGGCAGCGCCCTGGAGTACTTCGACTTCGCCCTGTACGGGCTGTCGACGGCGCTGATCTTCAACGTCCTGTTCTTCCCGCAGGAAGACCCGGCCCTCGCCACCGTGGCCGCCTTCGCGACCTACGGCGTGGGCTTCCTCGCCCGTCCGTTCGGCGGGCTGTTCTTCGGCGTGCTGGGCGACAAGCTCGGCCGCAAGTGGGTGCTCGTCATCACGATCCTGCTGATGGGTGGTGCGTCCACCGCGATCGGCCTGCTGCCCACCTACTCCGCGATCGGCGTCGCGGCCCCGATCCTCCTCGTCATCATGCGGCTGCTGCAGGGCTTCGGGGCCGGAGCCGAGCAGGCCGGGGCAACGGTCCTCATGGCCGAGTACGCCCCCGTCAAGCGGCGCGGCTTCTTCGCGGCCCTGCCGTTCATCGGCATCCAGGCCGGCACGCTGCTGGCCGCGGTCGTGTTCAGCCTCATCTCGCTCCTGCCCGAGGACCAGCTGCTGAGCTGGGGCTGGCGGGTGCCGTTCCTGGCGTCGTTCCTGCTGATCCTCATCGCCCTGTTCATCCGCATGCGCCTGCGCGAGACGCCGACCTTCATCGAGCTCGAGAAGCACGAGCAGATCGCCGAGCGTCCCATCCGCGACATCTTCACGCGCGGCCTCCCGGGCATCATCGTCGGCGTCGGCCTGCGCATGGCCGAGAACGGCGGGTCGTACATGTTCAACACCCTCGCCCTGACGTTCTTCGTCGCCTCCGTCGGGGGACAGGCCGACCGGAGCCTGCTGACGTGGGGCGTGACGCTCGGATCGCTCATCGGCATCTTCTCGGTCCCGCTGACCGGAGCGCTCTCCGACCGCATGGGCCGACGCACCGTCTACCGGTTCGGAGCGCTGTTCATGCTCGTCTTCACGTTCCCCGCCTGGTGGCTGATCTCGCTGGGCAGCTACCCGATCACCATCGCGGTCATCGCGATCGGCATCGGCGTCGCGGTCAACTCGATGCTCGGACCCCAGTGCGCCATGCTCCCCGAGCTCTTCGGCAACCGCCACCGCTACCTCGGTGTCGCCATGGCGCGCGAGATCTCGGCGGTCCTGGCCGGCGGGCTCGCCGGTGTGCTGGGCGCGTACATCATCGCCGTTTCGGGGGCCAACTGGCTCCTGCTGGCGATCTACATGGCCACGCTCGCCCTCATCACCACCGCCTCCACCTTCCTCGTGCCCGAGACGCTCCGCCGTGACCTCACCCGCATCGACGACGCCATCAAGGTGTCGCGCGAGGAGGCCGGCGAGGGTGTGGATGCCACCACCGTGACCGTTCGGACGATCCGGTGA
- a CDS encoding NAD(P)-dependent oxidoreductase: protein MTPLDDETTASTVRLGVWGLGAMGEPMAQHLLADRDDLVVHARRERPALIEAGARWAATARELGAQADAVLAMLPDLPQLEEHLDGPDGLLAGIAERPFLLMIGSTSSPVGVRELADRLPENIRVVDCPVSGGEDGAKAGSLSIMLGGSPADTDLAARLLAPCGTPVRLGPLGAGEVAKACNQLVVASTILALGEATELAARSGVDPAALWELLGGGYAGSRLLESRREKLVSGDDSPSGVAEYMVKDLRFAADIAAATDTRPALLPALRKAFDEIVERGLGGRDIAVTRRFTAQRSATRDSA, encoded by the coding sequence ATGACTCCTCTCGATGACGAGACCACCGCCTCGACCGTCCGTCTCGGCGTCTGGGGCTTGGGCGCCATGGGCGAACCGATGGCTCAGCACCTGCTCGCCGACCGCGATGACCTCGTGGTCCACGCCCGACGCGAACGCCCCGCCCTCATCGAGGCCGGCGCTCGCTGGGCGGCGACGGCGCGCGAACTCGGCGCACAAGCCGATGCGGTGCTGGCGATGCTGCCCGACCTGCCGCAGCTCGAGGAGCACCTCGACGGGCCCGACGGCCTGCTCGCCGGGATCGCCGAGCGCCCCTTCCTGCTGATGATCGGCTCGACCTCGTCGCCCGTCGGTGTGCGCGAGCTGGCCGACCGCCTCCCCGAGAACATCCGCGTCGTGGACTGCCCGGTCTCGGGCGGCGAGGACGGCGCGAAGGCCGGGAGCCTGTCGATCATGCTCGGCGGCTCCCCCGCCGACACCGACCTCGCAGCCCGCCTGCTCGCCCCGTGCGGAACACCCGTGCGTCTCGGACCGCTCGGCGCCGGCGAGGTCGCCAAGGCCTGCAATCAGCTCGTCGTCGCCTCGACGATCCTCGCGCTCGGCGAGGCGACCGAGCTCGCCGCGCGCTCGGGCGTCGACCCCGCCGCCCTGTGGGAGCTGCTCGGCGGCGGCTACGCCGGGTCGCGTCTGCTCGAGAGCCGGCGCGAGAAACTCGTCTCGGGTGACGACTCCCCCAGCGGCGTCGCGGAGTACATGGTCAAAGACCTGCGCTTCGCCGCCGACATCGCCGCGGCCACCGACACCCGTCCCGCGCTGCTGCCGGCGCTGCGGAAAGCCTTCGACGAGATCGTCGAGCGCGGGCTCGGCGGTCGCGACATCGCCGTCACCCGCCGCTTCACCGCGCAGCGCAGCGCGACGCGAGACTCCGCCTGA